One Sus scrofa isolate TJ Tabasco breed Duroc chromosome 1, Sscrofa11.1, whole genome shotgun sequence DNA segment encodes these proteins:
- the LOC106508998 gene encoding proline-rich protein 18, which produces MPSERVTCSAASLAPGVRGPGQRSESYFKKQTCCNPRCSKLQEADFPNPAPPPPSPGPEPTDGLVQGGGPPENAPTRSRAQVQWRESPKAEPSQSRPGRDRAAGYRPPACPPRGKLRPLIPAAVPGSPSLCSPESESMLRAASWESTAASPRGARAGVLLGLPRLARARQCAAASARGRLGRDERRPRPAPRAPRPVPAREASAGLRVGRAGRARGGGRGGASWEERERPALRVRRTGVKYPRAVPLLHPRPESGVCTPGLAERGGVVRRSIKIMHVRGREQGLAPHEEVNNAQQVMLTRVVLPRADMDAGAAVWEGRAGAGSEMGSRCPRREPGHFQALT; this is translated from the exons ATGCCCTCGGAGCGGGTCACCTGTTCCGCAGCGTCCCTGGCGCCCGGGGTTCGAGGGCCCGGCCAGCGCTCGGAAAGTTATTTCAAAAAGCAGACGTGTTGCAACCCTCGCTGCAGCAAACTACAAGAGGCGGATTTCCCgaaccccgccccacccccacccagccccggACCCGAGCCCACGGACGGGCTCGTGCAGGGAGGAGGGCCACCCGAAAACGCACCTACTCGCTCCCGCGCCCAAGTGCAATGGAGAGAAAGCCCGAAAGCAGAGCCATCCCAGTCCCGGCCTGGAAGGGATCGGGCTGCTGGTTATCGGCCTCCCGCTTG CCCTCCCCGCGGGAAGCTGCGACCACTCATACCTGCAGCGGTCCCGGGCTCGCCCTCGCTCTGCTCGCCCGAATCCGAATCCATGCTGCGGGCTGCCAGCTGGGAGTCCACAGCTGCCAGTCCGCGGGGCGCTCGGGCCGGCGTCCTGCTCGGGCTGCCGCGTCTCGCTCGGGCCAGGCAGTGCGCGGCGGCCTCGGCCAGGGGGCGGCTCGGCAGAGACGAGCGCCGCCCGCGCCCGGCTCCCCGCGCTCCCCGGCCGGTGCCTGCGCGCGAGGCGAGCGCGGGGCTGAGGGTGGGGCGCGCTGGGAGAGCgcggggaggagggcggggaggcGCGAGCTGGGAGGAGCGGGAGCGTCCGGCGCTCCGGGTGCGCCGGACTGGGGTTAAATACCCGAGGGCGGTGCCGCTCCTCCACCCGCGCCCGGAGTCGGGCGTCTGCACCCCGGGACTGGCAGAGCGCGGCGGGGTCGTGCGA AGGAgtataaaaataatgcatgtaaggGGCCGAGAACAAGGCCTGGCACCCCACGAGGAAGTAAACAACGCGCAGCAGGTAATGCTGACGCGGGTGGTTCTCCCCCGCGCGGACATGGACGCGGGAGCAGCAGTTTGGGAAGGCCGCGCGGGAGCTGGTTCTGAGATGGGGAGCCGCTGTCCAAGGCGGGAGCCTGGCCACTTCCAAGCCCTGACCTGA